One segment of Dolichospermum sp. DET69 DNA contains the following:
- a CDS encoding 4-hydroxy-tetrahydrodipicolinate reductase encodes MSNQSTIPVIVNGAAGKMGREVIKAIAQASDLTLMGAIDTTPEHQGKDAGELAGLSEPLEVPITNQLEPMLGYVAGERQMQPGVLVDFTHPDAVYNNIRSAIAYGIRPVVGTTGLSPAQLQELADFAEKASTGCLVIPNFSIGMVLLQEAAVRASQYFDHVEIIELHHNQKADAPSGTAIQTAQLLGELGKTFNAAIVEETEKIAGARGSLADEGIRIHSVRLPGLIAHQEVIFGAAGQIYTLRHDTSDRACYMPGVLLAIRKVNQLKSLVYGLEKIL; translated from the coding sequence ATGAGCAATCAATCTACTATCCCAGTCATTGTCAACGGTGCTGCTGGTAAAATGGGACGTGAGGTAATTAAAGCAATAGCCCAAGCATCTGATTTAACTTTAATGGGTGCAATTGATACGACTCCCGAACATCAAGGTAAAGACGCTGGGGAACTAGCGGGTTTAAGTGAACCCTTAGAAGTACCCATTACCAATCAATTAGAACCCATGTTGGGGTATGTAGCTGGAGAAAGACAGATGCAACCAGGGGTATTAGTTGACTTTACCCATCCTGATGCAGTGTATAATAATATTCGCAGTGCGATCGCCTATGGAATTCGTCCAGTTGTGGGAACTACAGGTTTAAGTCCCGCACAACTCCAAGAATTAGCCGATTTTGCCGAAAAAGCCAGTACAGGTTGTTTAGTTATTCCTAACTTCTCCATTGGGATGGTACTACTGCAAGAAGCCGCTGTCAGAGCTTCCCAGTATTTTGATCATGTAGAAATTATCGAACTCCATCATAATCAAAAAGCTGATGCTCCTAGCGGTACAGCCATTCAAACTGCTCAATTATTAGGCGAACTGGGTAAAACTTTTAACGCTGCTATTGTGGAAGAAACGGAGAAAATAGCCGGAGCTAGAGGCAGTTTAGCAGATGAAGGGATTAGAATTCATAGTGTCCGCTTACCAGGACTAATTGCCCACCAAGAGGTGATTTTTGGAGCAGCAGGGCAAATTTATACCTTACGTCATGATACCAGCGATCGCGCCTGTTATATGCCAGGAGTATTATTAGCCATTCGCAAAGTTAACCAGCTAAAGTCATTAGTATATGGATTAGAAAAAATTCTTTAA
- a CDS encoding YtxH domain-containing protein, whose protein sequence is MSNNRSGIFIGGLMLGAAIGTLAGLLVAPRTGRETRKLIKKSANAIPELAEDITTSVQIQADRLSTSTLENWDETVDRLREAIAVGIDATQRESQYLNKQNTVDVSSTADNTDPLTEKLERS, encoded by the coding sequence ATGTCTAATAATCGTTCTGGAATCTTTATTGGTGGTTTGATGCTAGGAGCAGCTATTGGTACTTTAGCCGGTTTACTAGTTGCTCCGCGCACAGGACGCGAAACCCGTAAACTAATTAAAAAATCCGCCAATGCTATCCCTGAATTAGCAGAAGATATTACTACCAGCGTCCAAATTCAGGCAGATCGTCTTTCTACTAGCACCCTGGAAAATTGGGATGAAACCGTAGACAGATTACGGGAAGCGATCGCTGTTGGCATAGATGCTACCCAGCGCGAAAGCCAATATTTAAATAAACAAAATACTGTAGATGTCAGCAGCACAGCAGACAACACCGATCCTCTGACTGAAAAATTAGAACGTTCATAA
- a CDS encoding Rpn family recombination-promoting nuclease/putative transposase: MSAKYFNPYTDFGFKKLFGEEGSKDLLIDFLNQLLPIHHQIQQLTFKNPENLADTIAERKAIFDIYCESKTGDKFIVEMQKAKIKHFKDRALFYSTFPIREQSEKGDWNFFLLPVYFIAILDFEYDENTTSKFRRDVCLKDQDGDIFFDKLNFKFLQMPLFNKQENELITHFDKWLYFLKNLESFNHIPAILNEPIFQKGFEIAEISHLNVEQYEQYKKSLVQYLEVKNVFDTAFEEGEKVGIEKGIERGIEKGIERGIEKGIEKGIEKVAKALKEQNIAIEIIAESTGLSYEAIKRI; this comes from the coding sequence ATGTCCGCAAAATACTTTAATCCTTATACAGATTTCGGTTTTAAGAAACTGTTCGGAGAAGAGGGTAGTAAAGATTTACTCATTGATTTTCTCAACCAACTTCTACCAATACATCATCAAATTCAACAATTAACCTTTAAAAATCCAGAAAATCTAGCCGATACCATAGCAGAACGTAAAGCCATATTTGATATTTACTGCGAAAGTAAAACTGGTGATAAGTTTATTGTGGAAATGCAAAAAGCAAAAATCAAACATTTCAAAGATAGAGCCTTATTCTATTCCACATTCCCCATTCGTGAACAATCAGAAAAAGGCGATTGGAATTTCTTTTTACTACCCGTCTATTTTATCGCCATTTTAGATTTCGAGTATGACGAAAATACAACATCTAAATTTAGGCGCGATGTATGTCTAAAAGATCAAGATGGTGATATTTTCTTTGATAAGTTAAACTTTAAATTTTTACAAATGCCATTATTCAATAAACAGGAAAATGAATTAATAACGCATTTTGATAAATGGCTGTATTTTTTGAAGAACCTAGAAAGTTTTAATCATATACCCGCGATATTAAATGAACCAATATTTCAGAAAGGGTTTGAAATAGCGGAAATATCTCACTTAAATGTGGAGCAGTATGAACAATATAAGAAGAGTTTAGTGCAGTATTTAGAAGTGAAAAATGTATTTGATACAGCCTTTGAGGAAGGTGAAAAGGTCGGTATTGAGAAGGGGATTGAGAGGGGTATTGAGAAGGGGATTGAGAGGGGTATTGAGAAGGGTATTGAGAAGGGTATTGAGAAGGTTGCCAAAGCATTGAAAGAGCAAAATATAGCTATAGAAATTATTGCAGAATCAACTGGTTTATCTTATGAAGCTATTAAAAGAATTTAA
- a CDS encoding Rpn family recombination-promoting nuclease/putative transposase encodes MSAKYFNPYTDFGFKKLFGEEGSKDLLIDFLNQLLPIHHQIQQLTFKNPENLADTIAERKAIFDIYCESKTGDKFIVEMQKAKIKHFKDRALFYSTFPIREQSEKGDWNFFLLPVYFIAILDFEYDENTTSKFRRDVCLKDQDGDIFFDKLNFKFLQMPLFNKQENELITHFDKWLYFLKNLESFNHIPVILNEPIFQKGFEIAEISHLNVEQYEQYKKSLVQYLEVKNVFDTAFEEGEKVGIEKGIEKGIEKGIEKGIEKGIEKVAKALKEQNIAIEIIAESTGLSYEAIKRI; translated from the coding sequence ATGTCCGCAAAATACTTTAATCCTTATACAGATTTCGGTTTTAAGAAACTGTTCGGAGAAGAAGGCAGTAAAGATTTACTCATTGATTTTCTCAACCAACTTCTACCAATACATCATCAAATTCAACAATTAACCTTTAAAAATCCGGAAAATCTAGCTGATACCATAGCAGAACGTAAAGCCATATTTGATATTTACTGCGAAAGTAAAACTGGTGATAAGTTTATTGTGGAAATGCAAAAAGCAAAAATCAAGCATTTCAAAGATAGAGCCTTATTCTATTCCACATTCCCCATTCGTGAACAATCAGAAAAAGGCGATTGGAATTTCTTTTTACTACCCGTCTATTTTATCGCCATTTTAGATTTCGAGTATGACGAAAATACAACATCTAAATTTAGGCGCGATGTATGTCTAAAAGATCAAGATGGTGATATTTTCTTTGATAAGTTAAACTTTAAATTTTTACAAATGCCATTATTTAATAAACAAGAAAATGAATTAATAACACATTTCGATAAATGGCTGTATTTTTTGAAGAACTTAGAAAGTTTTAATCATATACCCGTGATATTAAATGAACCAATATTTCAGAAAGGGTTTGAAATAGCGGAAATATCTCACCTAAACGTGGAGCAGTATGAACAATATAAGAAGAGTTTAGTCCAGTATTTAGAAGTGAAAAATGTATTTGATACAGCCTTTGAAGAAGGTGAGAAGGTCGGTATTGAGAAGGGTATTGAGAAGGGTATTGAAAAGGGCATTGAGAAGGGTATTGAGAAAGGTATTGAGAAGGTTGCCAAAGCATTGAAAGAGCAAAATATAGCTATAGAAATTATTGCAGAATCAACTGGTTTATCTTATGAAGCTATTAAAAGAATTTAA
- a CDS encoding phosphate ABC transporter permease, which translates to MLVPLTRQKFEQIIPLVASGPQYKYYWGKLSSFLQRILISVVTLAVLLLIQFLFRLEFGLIFFFGIFGAFFWLWYPIFQASIRNGKCRRYKYSGFFRGRVLDWWITDKLMGKQETVNGKGELVIIENREKRINLEIGDDTGFSVEFEAPLRNEHKVIARGQIAEMVVMSNSSDLSTIAEFSDIYIPSRDLWVSDYPYVRQDFFNEVSIRLRADQERKPRRRSPKTQR; encoded by the coding sequence ATGCTCGTTCCCTTAACTCGCCAAAAATTTGAACAAATCATCCCCCTGGTTGCCTCTGGACCACAATATAAATACTATTGGGGGAAGTTAAGCAGTTTTTTGCAGCGAATACTAATTTCCGTAGTTACCTTAGCTGTGCTATTGCTCATTCAATTCTTGTTTAGGTTGGAATTTGGGTTAATCTTCTTTTTTGGGATATTTGGGGCTTTCTTTTGGCTTTGGTATCCCATATTCCAAGCAAGTATCCGCAATGGAAAATGCCGCCGTTACAAATACAGTGGCTTTTTCCGGGGACGAGTCTTAGATTGGTGGATTACAGATAAATTAATGGGTAAACAGGAAACCGTTAATGGTAAAGGTGAGTTAGTAATCATCGAAAACCGCGAAAAGCGGATTAACTTAGAAATAGGCGACGATACAGGATTTAGTGTTGAGTTTGAAGCCCCACTCCGCAACGAACACAAAGTTATCGCTCGTGGTCAAATAGCCGAAATGGTGGTGATGTCAAATAGTTCTGATTTAAGCACAATTGCAGAATTCAGCGATATATATATTCCTAGTCGTGACCTGTGGGTAAGTGATTATCCCTATGTTCGCCAAGACTTTTTCAATGAAGTTAGTATTCGCTTGCGTGCAGACCAGGAAAGAAAACCCCGCCGCCGTTCACCGAAGACACAGAGATAG
- a CDS encoding ROK family protein — translation MTLILALDFGGTKLAAATVKNGAKEWLDYESRFSPPNGDALTDLEIMRSLIDSVLRGRKPDAIGVSFGGPVDATTGLVRLSHHVPGWENVPLKLILEDDYDAPVSIDNDANVAAVGEHRFGAGQGYDSLFYITISTGVGGGWILNGKLWRGALGMAGEIGHMVVDPRGPLCLCGKRGCVERLASGPYMAQNAREMLENEPPSTNARVRGDVLRYLTGNDLNLLTGKVVSAAAANGDEIAQEVLYRGAWALGVGIGNVANLMNPQRFILGGGVTKAGDNFWTVVRKVARETALPEVNFEVVRALLGDDAPLWGAVALGLNVLD, via the coding sequence ATGACATTAATCTTAGCTTTGGATTTTGGCGGGACAAAATTGGCAGCAGCGACAGTCAAGAATGGTGCGAAAGAGTGGTTGGACTATGAATCACGGTTTTCTCCTCCAAATGGTGATGCTTTGACTGATCTAGAAATCATGCGATCGCTCATTGATTCTGTGTTAAGAGGAAGGAAACCGGATGCTATTGGTGTCAGCTTTGGCGGTCCAGTGGATGCCACAACTGGCTTAGTTCGACTATCTCATCATGTTCCTGGCTGGGAAAATGTTCCCCTTAAACTAATTCTGGAAGATGATTATGACGCACCTGTCAGTATAGACAATGATGCTAATGTTGCGGCTGTTGGTGAACATCGCTTTGGGGCTGGACAAGGATATGATAGCCTATTCTACATTACTATTAGCACTGGCGTGGGTGGAGGCTGGATACTTAACGGTAAGCTTTGGCGGGGGGCATTGGGAATGGCGGGAGAAATCGGCCATATGGTGGTAGATCCTAGAGGTCCTTTATGCTTGTGTGGAAAACGGGGATGTGTAGAACGGTTGGCTTCTGGTCCCTACATGGCGCAAAATGCGCGGGAAATGTTGGAGAATGAACCACCCAGCACTAATGCCAGAGTCAGAGGTGACGTACTCAGGTATTTGACAGGTAATGATCTCAACTTACTTACAGGTAAAGTCGTCAGTGCCGCAGCAGCAAACGGGGACGAAATAGCACAAGAAGTATTATACAGGGGCGCTTGGGCTTTGGGTGTAGGCATTGGCAATGTAGCCAATCTCATGAATCCCCAACGGTTTATTTTAGGTGGTGGTGTCACCAAAGCTGGGGATAATTTCTGGACTGTGGTGCGGAAAGTAGCTAGGGAAACAGCACTACCAGAGGTGAATTTTGAGGTTGTGCGAGCATTATTGGGTGATGATGCACCCTTATGGGGGGCTGTTGCTTTGGGTTTGAATGTGTTGGATTAA
- a CDS encoding PD-(D/E)XK nuclease family transposase, with the protein MSAKYFNPYTDFGFKKLFGEEGSKDLLIDFLNQLLPIHHQIQQLTFKNPENLADTIAERKAIFDIYCESKTGDKFIVEMQKAKIKHFKDRALFYSTFPIREQSEKGDWNFFLLPVYFIAILDFEYDENTTSKFRRDVCLKDQDGDIFFDKLNFKFLQMPLFNKQENELITHFDKWLYFLKNLESFNHIPVILNEPIFQKGFEIAEISHLNVEQYEQYKKSLVQYLEVKNVFDTAFEEGEKVGIEKGIEKGIEKGIEKGIEKVAKALKEQNIAIEIIAESTGLSYEAIKRI; encoded by the coding sequence ATGTCCGCAAAATACTTTAATCCTTATACAGATTTCGGTTTTAAGAAACTGTTCGGAGAAGAAGGCAGTAAAGATCTACTCATTGATTTTCTCAACCAACTTCTACCAATACATCATCAAATTCAACAATTAACCTTTAAAAATCCAGAAAATCTAGCCGATACCATAGCAGAACGTAAAGCCATATTTGATATTTACTGCGAAAGTAAAACTGGTGATAAGTTTATTGTGGAAATGCAAAAAGCAAAAATCAAACATTTCAAAGATAGAGCCTTATTCTATTCCACATTCCCCATTCGTGAACAATCAGAAAAAGGCGATTGGAATTTCTTTTTACTACCCGTCTATTTTATCGCCATTTTAGATTTCGAGTATGACGAAAATACAACATCTAAATTTAGGCGCGATGTATGTCTAAAAGATCAAGATGGTGATATTTTCTTTGATAAGTTAAACTTTAAATTTTTACAAATGCCATTATTTAATAAACAAGAAAATGAATTAATAACGCATTTTGATAAATGGCTGTATTTTTTGAAGAACTTAGAAAGTTTTAATCATATACCCGTGATATTAAATGAACCAATATTTCAGAAAGGGTTTGAAATAGCGGAAATATCTCACCTAAACGTGGAGCAGTATGAACAATATAAGAAGAGTTTAGTCCAGTATTTAGAAGTGAAAAATGTATTTGATACAGCCTTTGAAGAAGGTGAAAAAGTCGGTATTGAGAAGGGCATTGAGAAAGGTATTGAGAAGGGTATTGAGAAGGGCATTGAGAAGGTTGCCAAAGCATTGAAAGAGCAAAATATAGCTATAGAAATTATTGCAGAATCAACTGGTTTATCTTATGAAGCTATTAAAAGAATTTGA
- a CDS encoding TPM domain-containing protein, with the protein MHLCYWRKILVSIAVFCFIGSIWAINSPSALAYENPDLLPSFVTPVVDLAKTLPDPQEKKLVQELEQFETDTGWKLRVLTQYDRTPGRAVIKYWGLDDKSILLVADARGGNILSFSVGDAVYEFLPRTFWIELQTRFGNLYFVREEGEDQAILQALNSVKGCLLKGGCNVVPGLPREQWILTLVTSAVGGIICGFAGQSRGDKKILGWQWALIFSPLWGILFIAFGIAPVITRTSDWVPLVRNISAFVIGALVAYLSPTFSRPSSGAES; encoded by the coding sequence ATGCACCTGTGTTATTGGCGAAAAATTCTAGTATCAATTGCCGTATTTTGCTTTATTGGCTCGATCTGGGCAATTAATTCCCCATCTGCCCTAGCTTATGAAAATCCCGATTTACTACCCAGCTTTGTAACACCAGTAGTAGATTTAGCAAAAACTCTCCCTGACCCCCAGGAAAAAAAGTTAGTTCAAGAATTAGAACAATTTGAAACTGATACTGGCTGGAAATTGCGCGTCTTAACCCAATACGACCGTACCCCAGGGAGAGCAGTAATTAAATATTGGGGTTTAGATGATAAAAGCATTCTCTTGGTAGCAGATGCCCGTGGAGGCAATATTCTCAGCTTTAGTGTTGGTGATGCGGTTTATGAATTCTTACCCCGCACCTTCTGGATTGAACTACAAACCCGCTTTGGTAACTTATACTTTGTGCGTGAAGAAGGAGAAGATCAAGCCATTCTCCAAGCCCTAAATTCAGTCAAAGGTTGCTTACTCAAAGGTGGTTGTAACGTCGTTCCTGGACTGCCTAGAGAACAATGGATACTCACCCTTGTTACTTCCGCTGTTGGTGGGATTATTTGTGGTTTTGCGGGTCAATCCCGTGGTGACAAGAAAATACTTGGTTGGCAATGGGCATTAATTTTCTCACCTTTATGGGGAATTTTATTTATTGCCTTCGGTATTGCTCCAGTAATTACCCGTACAAGCGATTGGGTGCCTCTAGTTCGCAATATTTCCGCTTTTGTCATTGGCGCTTTAGTAGCTTATTTATCCCCCACGTTTAGTCGGCCTTCCTCCGGCGCTGAATCCTGA
- the gndA gene encoding NADP-dependent phosphogluconate dehydrogenase produces the protein MTLQSFGVIGLAVMGENIALNVERNGFPITVYNRSREKTDAFMAHRAPGRNVKAAFSLEQFVASLERPRKILVMVQAGKPVDAVIQQLKPLLQEGDIIIDGGNSWFEDTDRRTQELEPIGLRYVGMGVSGGEEGALNGPSLMPGGTKSSYEYLSPIFNKIAAQVDDGPCVTYIGPGGSGHYVKMVHNGIEYGDMQLIAEAYDLLKNVGGLNAAQLHEVFAQWNTTDELNSFLIEITANIFPYVDPDTKIPLVDLIVDAAGQKGTGRWTVQTALELGVAIPTITAAVNARIMSSIRDERIAASKIITGPNAKYGGDIAAFVNMVRDALYCSKICSYAQGMALLSTASKTYNWELNLGEMARIWKGGCIIRAGFLNKIKKAFDENPALPNLLLAPEFKQTILDRQAAWREVIVTAAKLGIPVPAFSASLDYFDSYRRDRLPQNLTQAQRDYFGAHTYKRTDKEGSFHTEWVPIAEAQK, from the coding sequence ATGACACTACAAAGCTTCGGTGTGATTGGATTAGCGGTTATGGGCGAAAATATCGCTCTCAATGTGGAAAGAAATGGCTTCCCCATTACAGTTTACAACCGCTCTCGTGAAAAAACCGATGCCTTCATGGCACACCGCGCTCCAGGACGGAACGTCAAAGCTGCTTTTAGCCTCGAACAATTTGTTGCTTCATTGGAACGTCCCCGCAAAATTTTGGTGATGGTACAAGCTGGCAAGCCTGTTGATGCGGTAATTCAACAGCTTAAGCCTTTATTACAAGAGGGCGATATCATTATTGACGGTGGTAACTCTTGGTTTGAAGATACCGACAGACGGACTCAAGAATTAGAACCCATTGGTTTACGCTATGTCGGTATGGGTGTGAGTGGTGGTGAAGAAGGCGCGTTAAATGGTCCTTCTCTCATGCCTGGTGGGACAAAAAGCTCCTACGAGTACCTATCCCCAATTTTCAATAAAATAGCGGCTCAAGTTGATGACGGTCCTTGTGTAACCTACATTGGACCCGGTGGTTCTGGTCACTATGTGAAAATGGTTCACAACGGTATTGAGTACGGTGATATGCAGTTAATTGCAGAAGCCTATGACTTGCTGAAAAATGTGGGTGGTTTAAATGCAGCACAACTTCATGAAGTGTTTGCTCAATGGAATACAACTGACGAACTCAATTCATTCTTGATTGAGATTACCGCCAATATTTTCCCCTACGTTGATCCAGATACCAAGATTCCGCTTGTTGACTTGATTGTTGACGCAGCCGGTCAAAAGGGAACAGGTCGTTGGACTGTACAAACTGCTTTAGAATTGGGTGTAGCGATTCCGACAATTACAGCCGCTGTAAATGCCCGGATTATGTCTTCTATTAGAGATGAACGGATTGCTGCTTCTAAGATCATCACTGGACCTAACGCTAAGTATGGTGGCGACATTGCAGCTTTTGTGAACATGGTGCGTGATGCTCTTTATTGTTCCAAAATTTGTTCTTATGCTCAAGGTATGGCTCTGTTATCTACAGCTTCCAAAACTTACAATTGGGAATTGAATTTGGGCGAAATGGCGCGGATTTGGAAAGGTGGTTGTATTATTCGGGCTGGCTTCTTGAATAAGATTAAGAAAGCATTTGACGAAAATCCAGCTTTACCTAACCTGTTGTTAGCACCTGAATTTAAGCAAACAATTCTGGATAGACAAGCTGCTTGGCGGGAAGTAATTGTGACCGCTGCTAAGTTGGGTATTCCTGTTCCTGCTTTTAGTGCTTCTTTAGATTACTTCGATAGTTACCGCCGCGATCGCTTGCCACAAAACTTAACACAAGCACAACGCGACTACTTCGGCGCTCACACCTACAAACGGACTGACAAAGAAGGCAGTTTCCACACTGAGTGGGTTCCCATTGCTGAAGCTCAGAAGTAA
- a CDS encoding phosphotransacetylase family protein, whose protein sequence is MPTLAKYLLVGSVEAYSGKSATVLGLSHQLKQKGLDIAYGKPLGNFVKTSAGTVVEEDVQFITHNLNLPDNRIAPTLLSLDEITVQKRLEGEDTTNYQQLLVQKYSQIPKSNLILLEGPANLSEGNLFGLSLLELAEKLDAPVLLISRYQSLTSVEALLFAKQQLGKRLMGVVINEVPHEKLELVQTLLSPFLEKQGISVLATLPKSDILRSVSVGELVKQLNAEVLCRNDRLDLLVESLAIGAMNVNSAVKYFRKRRNMAVVTGGDRVEIQQAALETSTQCLILTGQLPPPAFILNRAEELEIPILSVDLDTLTTVEIIDRTFGQVRVHEPIKIECIRQLMSEHFDIDRLLSQLGFNPAAALS, encoded by the coding sequence GTGCCAACACTTGCTAAATATTTGCTGGTTGGATCAGTTGAAGCTTATAGTGGCAAATCTGCAACAGTTTTAGGTTTGTCTCATCAGCTAAAACAAAAAGGTTTGGATATTGCTTATGGCAAACCTTTGGGTAATTTTGTCAAGACATCTGCCGGAACAGTAGTTGAAGAAGATGTCCAGTTCATTACTCATAACCTCAACCTTCCAGACAACCGCATTGCTCCCACCTTATTGTCTTTGGATGAAATTACCGTCCAGAAACGCTTAGAGGGAGAAGATACAACCAACTATCAACAGTTACTAGTACAGAAGTATTCACAAATACCAAAGAGTAATTTGATACTCTTAGAAGGCCCTGCTAACTTATCAGAAGGAAATTTATTTGGATTATCCTTACTGGAATTAGCAGAAAAATTAGATGCTCCTGTACTATTAATCAGCCGTTATCAATCACTAACCTCTGTGGAGGCGTTGTTATTCGCTAAACAGCAATTAGGTAAACGGTTAATGGGTGTGGTAATCAATGAAGTTCCTCACGAAAAATTGGAGTTAGTGCAAACTCTCCTCAGCCCATTTCTAGAAAAACAGGGTATTTCCGTACTAGCAACATTGCCCAAAAGCGATATCCTCCGCAGTGTGAGTGTAGGGGAATTAGTCAAGCAGTTAAACGCTGAGGTTCTCTGTCGAAACGATCGCCTTGATTTATTAGTCGAAAGTCTAGCCATTGGGGCGATGAACGTTAACTCTGCCGTCAAATACTTCCGTAAACGCCGGAATATGGCAGTAGTGACAGGAGGCGATCGCGTTGAAATTCAACAAGCAGCCTTAGAAACATCGACTCAATGTCTCATCCTGACTGGACAACTACCACCTCCTGCGTTTATCCTCAACCGGGCTGAAGAGTTAGAAATCCCGATTTTATCCGTGGATTTAGACACTCTCACCACAGTAGAGATAATTGATCGCACCTTTGGTCAAGTTCGTGTCCATGAACCCATTAAAATAGAGTGCATTCGTCAATTAATGTCTGAGCATTTTGATATTGACCGTTTATTATCCCAATTGGGATTCAATCCAGCGGCAGCACTATCATAA
- a CDS encoding precorrin-8X methylmutase, protein MEWHVTDAQSLAIIDSEIGDHIFSPAEYEIVRRVIYATADFEYQSLIRFSEHALQAGAAALAARITIVVDAPMVQAGICSDIQNTFANPVYCSMEALTRPQKEKTRAAWGIETLARRYPEGIFVVGQAQTALTALVELIESEEIRPALIVATPPGFINLETAKERLQESLVPYITIEGRKGNAVVAAAIVDGLVDLAWQAYGQDRNTGG, encoded by the coding sequence ATGGAATGGCACGTGACTGATGCTCAAAGTTTGGCAATTATTGATAGTGAAATTGGTGATCATATTTTTTCACCAGCAGAGTATGAAATCGTCCGCCGCGTAATTTATGCTACGGCTGATTTTGAATATCAATCCTTAATTCGATTTTCAGAACACGCATTACAAGCTGGAGCAGCCGCCTTAGCTGCACGAATCACTATTGTGGTAGATGCACCAATGGTACAGGCAGGTATATGCTCCGATATTCAAAATACATTTGCTAATCCAGTGTATTGCAGTATGGAAGCACTAACACGACCCCAAAAAGAAAAAACCCGTGCTGCTTGGGGCATTGAAACTCTAGCTCGGCGTTATCCAGAGGGGATATTTGTAGTTGGTCAAGCACAAACAGCATTAACTGCACTAGTTGAATTAATTGAATCCGAAGAAATTAGACCCGCTTTAATAGTTGCTACTCCACCAGGGTTTATAAATTTAGAAACGGCAAAAGAACGATTACAAGAATCTCTAGTTCCTTATATCACTATTGAAGGTCGCAAGGGTAACGCTGTCGTCGCTGCTGCCATTGTTGACGGCTTAGTGGATTTGGCTTGGCAAGCCTATGGACAAGATCGGAATACGGGGGGTTGA
- a CDS encoding sucrase ferredoxin — protein MNKFFCADNSREIEEDIIGTATNYQTYILVECPTPWVYEAFNSKWVPDNLRSLVEEIQNAKLPIQFLLVANDESHKGEETTLLIYQQQEGFSQGYRKREFKLPNIEQVAGFVSKWLAGVSVDYEIESGITRDILICTHGSHDQCCARYGNPFYFYSQNTIANLQLNQTRIWKSSHFGGHRFAPTAIDFPQGRYYGLLDQDTFKSILTHTGDIQCLDKVYRGWGILPNPLQILEKELMLRLGWNWFNYQVTGKILEKSLDNQTILGELSFEKPSGTHYTYQAKLVKDDVKTQPLKISCHVPGKVVCVKYAVSHLWLVAKKVATYS, from the coding sequence ATGAACAAATTTTTTTGTGCGGATAATTCACGAGAAATAGAAGAAGATATAATTGGTACTGCCACCAACTACCAAACCTATATTTTAGTAGAATGTCCTACCCCTTGGGTTTATGAAGCCTTTAACTCTAAATGGGTTCCAGATAACTTACGAAGTTTAGTAGAAGAGATCCAAAATGCCAAACTACCAATTCAATTTTTACTAGTTGCCAATGATGAATCCCATAAAGGAGAGGAAACAACCTTATTAATTTATCAGCAGCAAGAGGGATTCAGCCAAGGATACCGAAAGCGAGAATTTAAGTTACCAAATATTGAACAAGTAGCAGGATTTGTTAGTAAATGGTTAGCAGGTGTAAGTGTTGATTATGAAATAGAATCTGGTATCACCAGAGATATATTAATATGTACTCATGGTAGCCATGATCAATGTTGTGCTAGATATGGCAATCCTTTTTACTTTTACTCTCAAAATACCATTGCTAATTTACAATTAAATCAGACAAGAATTTGGAAATCAAGTCACTTTGGGGGACATAGATTTGCTCCCACAGCTATAGATTTTCCTCAAGGCAGATATTACGGACTTCTTGATCAAGATACTTTTAAATCAATTCTCACCCACACTGGGGATATACAATGCTTGGATAAAGTTTATCGTGGTTGGGGAATTTTACCAAATCCGCTGCAAATTTTGGAAAAAGAACTAATGCTGCGCTTAGGATGGAATTGGTTTAACTATCAGGTAACAGGGAAAATTCTCGAAAAAAGCTTAGATAATCAGACAATTCTGGGTGAATTAAGCTTTGAAAAACCTTCTGGTACTCACTATACCTATCAAGCCAAACTTGTCAAGGATGATGTAAAAACACAACCATTAAAAATTTCTTGTCATGTGCCAGGAAAGGTAGTATGTGTGAAATATGCTGTATCTCATCTTTGGCTGGTGGCTAAGAAGGTGGCAACTTATAGCTAA